A window of Solanum stenotomum isolate F172 chromosome 3, ASM1918654v1, whole genome shotgun sequence contains these coding sequences:
- the LOC125860978 gene encoding root phototropism protein 3-like isoform X1 — protein sequence MFTQTTKMMKLSPESVNLTGKSTHFSAECWFDDTCILDMDYFVKTLSGIKAKGVRPELIGSIITHYASKWLPDLSNDEGSEVFMVQKDFEDSPESVTAIWMKKRFFVETLVGILPPEKDSIPCNFLLRLLRVANMVRVEPSYRVDLEKRISWQLDQATLKELLIPSFVHTCGTLLDVELVLRLVKRFMNFDESVRSGSALIKVAKLVDNYLAEAAVDANLTLSEFFGLADAIPAHARSTDDGLYRSIDTYLKIHPGVSKQERKNLCRLIDSRKLSPEASLHAAQNERLPVRAVIQVLLSEQTKVNKHQIDWSGSFISGTRSPNQLGLIEPPARCMSKREMNVQQMEIKRLKEDVLRLQSQCMTMQSQIEKLLEKKRGSGLFGWKKIIVPSLVNKVDKIGGEIDRETDVGYVARQTPGDMKTRLVRGRTPNKWRKSLS from the exons ATGTTCACACAAACTACAAAAATGATGAAACTATCACCAGAATCCGTTAATCTTACCGGCAAATCCACGCATTTCTCGGCCGAATGTTGGTTCGACGACACATGTATCCTCGACATGGACTACTTTGTCAAGACACTTTCCGGTATTAAAGCCAAAGGTGTCCGTCCTGAACTCATTGGCTCAATTATAACTCACTACGCCTCTAAATGGCTCCCTGACCTTTCTAATGACGAAG GTTCAGAAGTTTTTATGGTCCAGAAAGATTTTGAGGACTCACCGGAAAGTGTAACAGCGATATGGATGAAGAAGAGGTTTTTCGTGGAAACATTAGTTGGAATTCTCCCGCCGGAGAAGGATTCGATTCCGTGCAATTTCCTTTTACGGTTGCTTCGGGTAGCGAATATGGTTCGGGTGGAACCAAGTTACCGGGTGGATTTGGAGAAAAGGATATCATGGCAATTGGACCAGGCTACATTGAAGGAGTTATTGATACCGTCATTTGTTCATACGTGTGGGACATTATTGGATGTTGAACTTGTTCTTAGGTTGGTTAAGAGGTTTATGAATTTCGATGAAAGTGTAAGAAGTGGATCTGCTTTAATTAAAGTTGCTAAACTTGTGGATAATTACTTAGCTGAAGCTGCTGTTGATGCTAATTTGACATTGTCCGAGTTTTTTGGACTTGCTGATGCAATTCCTGCTCATGCTCGTTCTACAGATGATGGCTTGTACAGATCAATTGATACCTACCTCAAA ATACATCCCGGGGTGTCaaaacaagagagaaaaaatctATGTAGATTGATCGACAGCAGAAAACTGTCGCCAGAGGCATCTCTGCACGCAGCGCAAAACGAACGTTTACCAGTGCGAGCAGTAATTCAAGTATTGTTATCCGAACAAACAAAGGTTAACAAGCATCAAATTGATTGGAGTGGTTCTTTTATAAGCGGAACGCGAAGCCCCAATCAGCTAGGACTAATTGAGCCTCCAGCTCGGTGTATGTCAAAGCGCGAAATGAACGTTCAGCAAATGGAGATAAAGAGGCTAAAAGAAGATGTGCTGAGGCTACAGAGTCAGTGTATGACAATGCAATCGCAAATTGAGAAGTTATTAGAGAAGAAACGAGGAAGTGGTTTGTTTGGTTGGAAGAAGATAATTGTGCCTTCTTTAGTGAATAAGGTTGATAAAATTGGTGGAGAGATTGATAGAGAAACTGATGTGGGATATGTTGCAAGACAAACTCCAGGGGATATGAAAACTAGGCTTGTTAGAGGCAGAACACCTAACAAGTGGAGGAAATCTTTGTCctga
- the LOC125860978 gene encoding root phototropism protein 3-like isoform X2 → MFTQTTKMMKLSPESVNLTGKSTHFSAECWFDDTCILDMDYFVKTLSGIKAKGVRPELIGSIITHYASKWLPDLSNDEEVFMVQKDFEDSPESVTAIWMKKRFFVETLVGILPPEKDSIPCNFLLRLLRVANMVRVEPSYRVDLEKRISWQLDQATLKELLIPSFVHTCGTLLDVELVLRLVKRFMNFDESVRSGSALIKVAKLVDNYLAEAAVDANLTLSEFFGLADAIPAHARSTDDGLYRSIDTYLKIHPGVSKQERKNLCRLIDSRKLSPEASLHAAQNERLPVRAVIQVLLSEQTKVNKHQIDWSGSFISGTRSPNQLGLIEPPARCMSKREMNVQQMEIKRLKEDVLRLQSQCMTMQSQIEKLLEKKRGSGLFGWKKIIVPSLVNKVDKIGGEIDRETDVGYVARQTPGDMKTRLVRGRTPNKWRKSLS, encoded by the exons ATGTTCACACAAACTACAAAAATGATGAAACTATCACCAGAATCCGTTAATCTTACCGGCAAATCCACGCATTTCTCGGCCGAATGTTGGTTCGACGACACATGTATCCTCGACATGGACTACTTTGTCAAGACACTTTCCGGTATTAAAGCCAAAGGTGTCCGTCCTGAACTCATTGGCTCAATTATAACTCACTACGCCTCTAAATGGCTCCCTGACCTTTCTAATGACGAAG AAGTTTTTATGGTCCAGAAAGATTTTGAGGACTCACCGGAAAGTGTAACAGCGATATGGATGAAGAAGAGGTTTTTCGTGGAAACATTAGTTGGAATTCTCCCGCCGGAGAAGGATTCGATTCCGTGCAATTTCCTTTTACGGTTGCTTCGGGTAGCGAATATGGTTCGGGTGGAACCAAGTTACCGGGTGGATTTGGAGAAAAGGATATCATGGCAATTGGACCAGGCTACATTGAAGGAGTTATTGATACCGTCATTTGTTCATACGTGTGGGACATTATTGGATGTTGAACTTGTTCTTAGGTTGGTTAAGAGGTTTATGAATTTCGATGAAAGTGTAAGAAGTGGATCTGCTTTAATTAAAGTTGCTAAACTTGTGGATAATTACTTAGCTGAAGCTGCTGTTGATGCTAATTTGACATTGTCCGAGTTTTTTGGACTTGCTGATGCAATTCCTGCTCATGCTCGTTCTACAGATGATGGCTTGTACAGATCAATTGATACCTACCTCAAA ATACATCCCGGGGTGTCaaaacaagagagaaaaaatctATGTAGATTGATCGACAGCAGAAAACTGTCGCCAGAGGCATCTCTGCACGCAGCGCAAAACGAACGTTTACCAGTGCGAGCAGTAATTCAAGTATTGTTATCCGAACAAACAAAGGTTAACAAGCATCAAATTGATTGGAGTGGTTCTTTTATAAGCGGAACGCGAAGCCCCAATCAGCTAGGACTAATTGAGCCTCCAGCTCGGTGTATGTCAAAGCGCGAAATGAACGTTCAGCAAATGGAGATAAAGAGGCTAAAAGAAGATGTGCTGAGGCTACAGAGTCAGTGTATGACAATGCAATCGCAAATTGAGAAGTTATTAGAGAAGAAACGAGGAAGTGGTTTGTTTGGTTGGAAGAAGATAATTGTGCCTTCTTTAGTGAATAAGGTTGATAAAATTGGTGGAGAGATTGATAGAGAAACTGATGTGGGATATGTTGCAAGACAAACTCCAGGGGATATGAAAACTAGGCTTGTTAGAGGCAGAACACCTAACAAGTGGAGGAAATCTTTGTCctga
- the LOC125860979 gene encoding pentatricopeptide repeat-containing protein At1g15510, chloroplastic translates to MAAVSAKTPTISLPLDPQNPQFSKLHSSKSLNFSHIFQKSHLFSLKKPHQNSILSSSSTSTPTTDPNSHLIQLCFHSQLEQAIVFLKSIKDLHGTIEEDTFVSLARLCEFKRASNEACEVFSCILNCMTQLSLRLGNALLSMFVRLGNLGDAWYVFGKMEERDVFSWNVLIGGYAKNGYFDEALDLYQRMLWVGIRPDVYTFPCVLRTCGGLPDWRMGREIHAHVIRFSYDSEIDVVNALITMYVKCGDVYSARVLFDGMSKRDRISWNAMISGYFENGEFLEGLVLFSSMREFGFFPDLMTMTSVISACEALGDERLGRALHGYVSRMEFYSDVSAHNSLIQLYSAIGSWEEAEKIFDRIQCKDVVSWTAMISGYESNGFPEKAVMTYKMMELEGVMPDEITIASVLSACTSLGLLEMGVKLQHLAERRGLIAYVIVSNTLIDLYSKCNCIDKALEIFRRIPDKNVISWTSIILGLRINNRSLEALIFFREMKRHQDPNSVTLMSVLSACSRIGALMCGKEIHAYVLRNGMEFHGFLPNALLDFYVRCGRMAPALNLFNTQKEDVTAWNILLTGYAQRGQGALAIELFDGMISSRVKPDEITFISLLRACSRSGLVTEGLDYLNSMESKYCIVPNLKHYACVVDLLGRAGLVEDAYDFILSLPMKPDSAIWGALLNSCRIHRQVELGELAARHILETDERGVGYYVLLCNFYSDNGRWDEVVRLRKIMIEKGLTIDPGCSWIEVKGNVHAFLSGDNLHPQSKEINAVLEGFYEKMKAAHPSKSERYTVNEVNDSKAEIFCGHSERLAIAFGLINTAPGTPIWVTKNLYMCKSCHDTIKFISEVVRREIAVRDTEQFHHFKDGRCTCGDENYLGET, encoded by the coding sequence ATGGCGGCGGTCTCTGCTAAAACCCcaacaatatctctccctttaGACCCCCAAAACCCTCAATTCTCTAAACTCCATTCATCAAAATCTCTAAATTTCTCTCATATCTTCCAAAAATCCCACcttttttcccttaaaaaacCCCACCAAAATTCTATCCTCAGTTCCTCCTCCACCTCTACTCCCACCACTGACCCAAATTCCCATCTTATCCAATTATGCTTCCACAGCCAGCTGGAACAAGCAATAGTGTTCTTGAAGTCAATAAAGGACCTTCATGGCACCATAGAAGAAGACACTTTTGTTTCTTTAGCTAGGCTGTGCGAATTCAAGAGAGCATCGAATGAGGCGTGTGAAGTATTTTCTTGCATACTCAACTGTATGACCCAGTTGAGCTTGAGGCTTGGAAATGCCTTGCTGAGTATGTTTGTCAGGTTGGGGAATTTGGGTGATGCTTGGtacgtttttgggaaaatggaGGAGAGGGATGTTTTTTCTTGGAATGTTTTGATTGGTGGGTATGCGAAAAATGGGTATTTTGATGAGGCTTTAGATTTGTATCAACGGATGTTGTGGGTTGGAATTAGGCCTGATGTCTATACTTTTCCTTGTGTCTTGAGGACTTGTGGGGGTTTGCCTGATTGGAGAATGGGTAGGGAGATACATGCTCATGTAATACGTTTTAGCTATGATTCGGAAATCGATGTCGTTAATGCATTGATTACAATGTATGTTAAGTGTGGTGATGTTTACAGTGCAAGAGTGCTGTTTGATGGAATGTCTAAGAGAGATAGAATTTCCTGGAATGCTATGATTTCGGGTTACTTTGAGAACGGTGAGTTTTTGGAGGGGTTAGTGTTGTTCTCCTCAATGCGGGAATTTGGTTTTTTTCCGGATTTGATGACCATGACAAGTGTGATTTCAGCTTGTGAGGCTCTTGGGGATGAGAGGTTAGGGAGAGCACTTCACGGGTATGTGTCAAGAATGGAATTTTATAGTGATGTTTCGGCGCACAACTCTCTCATTCAACTTTATTCAGCCATTGGGAGCTGGGAGGAAGCAGAAAAGATCTTTGATAGGATACAATGTAAAGATGTAGTTTCATGGACTGCAATGATCTCGGGTTATGAGAGTAATGGGTTTCCTGAGAAGGCCGTTATGACGTACAAAATGATGGAGCTAGAAGGTGTCATGCCGGATGAAATTACTATAGCTTCTGTTCTATCTGCCTGTACTTCATTAGGCCTTCTAGAAATGGGTGTTAAGCTTCAACATCTAGCCGAAAGGAGAGGACTTATAGCTTACGTGATTGTCTCAAACACTCTGATCGACTTGTATTCAAAGTGCAACTGTATTGACAAGGCATTGGAAATTTTTCGCAGGATACCGGATAAAAACGTCATATCTTGGACTTCTATCATTCTTGGTCTACGGATAAATAATCGCAGTTTGGaagctttaattttttttagagaaatgaAACGTCATCAGGATCCTAATTCTGTTACCTTAATGTCTGTCCTCTCTGCATGTTCTAGAATCGGTGCACTGATGTGTGGTAAAGAAATACATGCATATGTATTGAGAAATGGAATGGAGTTTCATGGTTTTTTACCCAATGCACTCCTTGACTTCTACGTGAGGTGTGGAAGGATGGCCCCAGCACTGAATCTGTTTAATACGCAGAAAGAGGATGTTACTGCTTGGAATATCTTGCTGACTGGCTATGCTCAGCGAGGGCAAGGTGCACTTGCAATCGAGCTTTTTGATGGAATGATAAGTTCAAGAGTAAAGCCAGACGAAATTACTTTCATTTCTCTGTTACGTGCTTGTAGTAGATCTGGGTTGGTGACTGAAGGCCTTGATTATTTGAATAGCATGGAGAGTAAATACTGTATTGTTCCGAATCTGAAGCATTATGCTTGTGTGGTTGATCTGCTAGGCCGTGCAGGTCTAGTGGAAGATGCTTATGATTTTATTCTATCATTGCCTATGAAACCCGATTCCGCTATCTGGGGGGCTTTATTAAATTCGTGTAGGATCCACAGGCAGGTTGAACTCGGAGAACTAGCAGCTAGACACATTCTTGAAACAGATGAGAGAGGTGTGGGATATTATGTTCTCCTCTGCAACTTCTATTCTGACAATGGTAGATGGGATGAAGTTGTAAGATTGAGGAAGATTATGATAGAAAAAGGACTGACTATTGATCCTGGTTGCAGCTGGATAGAAGTAAAGGGAAATGTACATGCATTTCTTAGTGGTGATAACTTACACCCCCAAAGCAAGGAAATTAATGCAGTTCTAGAAggattttatgaaaaaatgaagGCAGCACATCCTAGTAAATCAGAAAGATATACAGTAAATGAAGTTAATGATTCAAAAGCCGAGATCTTTTGTGGACACAGTGAGAGACTAGCTATTGCATTTGGTCTTATAAATACGGCTCCAGGGACACCTATTTGGGTCACAAAGAATCTTTATATGTGCAAGAGCTGTCACGACACAATCAAGTTTATCTCTGAGGTTGTTCGGAGGGAGATTGCAGTTAGAGATACTGAGCAATTCCACCATTTTAAGGATGGAAGATGCACATGTGGGGATGAAAACTATTTGGGAGAAACTTGA
- the LOC125860980 gene encoding uncharacterized protein LOC125860980, whose product MAGDLVFTPEEMVIDQGLGYPKAYAKICKDRSFGPFSCGPPFTFTPYALPQHEVLRAKELDDMFPIIDPNAQPNTKTKIFMSLLWKQLSHLGNAGFDPEVFRVDSYGNVLYYHADSASPLAWEIDHWFPCSRGGLTVPSNLRIMQWQACKKKNNKLEFLIPWWDLQVGISINQFLSIFAISNSDFRRRAFSWLFSEGESEELNASQTVDSHVFPQHFVESKEKIGLAPAAVVLSRRESFDSSSALKSLDINRRPRSNTPIVACKRSKTDLKENEDPGMVTNPYQAIVIARDSLRHREETAKMQAEIQKLDDEVRELKQKTEEEKAAVQDLELILTKKRRRAEKCRRLAEAQSSYKSMLEKMIRDAMHQSIVYKEQVRLNQAAANALMARLEAQRAICDSAERDLHRRFKQRDELEQQIRPEWDQTRKRSRMDEFLGGEGDEKTLLLLPGSCSRAESEKDDIRVLCLPEMNPKDIMHKELRVFLEEEQKAYEARLSLNGGQEKETNHRISTGIPSDCSNNANLQAKDEDPTDQKVQNIEIQEEEEEEEEITCNRGFPTFHETERQEEDEESRQQRGKGNVEKWLQLLLDNSEEPTDFGIQTAEENDSGKRTLNAGEDETNEIDGTITKLNIKYPQKEMKISESEEAERAEDVKQPQKVQIQKEAVQQEEETKKEEVVQMAARKSFSNRGNGKKEERNELKGQNLLCRNPPPYSLIPERRASDVGSASKGVGRSSSCERTARKSEKDKERELSRSDSVRLFRRIPSSPSLLLSGMKKRVDCMRKKPSVMGDDSDESLVGGNIGFIKSSIKTIKRAVKM is encoded by the exons ATGGCTGGCGATCTTGTTTTTACCCCTGAAGAAATGGTGATTGATCAAGGTCTTGGATACCCAAAGGCCTATGCCAAGATCTGTAAAGATCGAAGTTTTGGTCCCTTCAGCTGCGGCCCTCCTTTCACTTTCACTCCATATGCTCTGCCACAACATGAG GTTTTGAGAGCCAAGGAATTGGATGACATGTTCCCTATCATTGATCCGAATGCACAACCAAACACAAAGACCAAGATTTTTATGTCTCTGTTGTGGAAGCAACTCAGCCACCTCGG GAATGCGGGATTTGATCCTGAAGTATTTCGAGTAGACTCGTATGGCAATGTTCTGTATTATCATGCTGATTCAGCTTCGCCTTTGGCATGGGAAATTGATCACTGGTTTCCTTGCTCCA GAGGAGGACTAACTGTTCCAAGCAATCTACGGATAATGCAGTGGCAAGCCTGtaagaaaaagaataacaaGCTGGAATTCCTTATACCCTGGTGGGATCTGCAAGTTGGTATATCGATAAACCAGTTCTTGTCCATCTTTGCTATATCAAATTCAGATTTCAG GCGTAGAGCATTTTCCTGGTTGTTTTCTGAAGGTGAAAGTGAAGAATTGAATGCCTCACAAACTGTTGATTCACATGTTTTTCCTCAACATTTTGTTGAGTCGAAAGAAAAGATTGGCCTTGCTCCAGCAGCTGTTGTTTTATCTCGAAGGGAGTCTTTTGATTCTTCCTCAGCTCTGAAATCATTGGATATAAATAGGAGACCAAGATCAAACACTCCTATTGTTG CTTGTAAGAGATCAAAAACTGAtctgaaagaaaatgaagatccAGGCATggtaaccaatccataccaggCTATTGTGATAGCTAGAGATTCTTTGAGACACAGAGAAGAGACAGCAAAGATGCAGGCAGAAATACAGAAATTAGATGATGAAGTACGTGAATTGAAGCAGAAGACTGAGGAGGAGAAAGCAGCTGTACAAGATTTGGAGCTAATCctaacaaagaaaagaaggagaGCTGAGAAGTGTCGACGACTTGCTGAGGCACAATCTTCTTATAAATCTATGCTTGAGAAGATGATTCGAGATGCCATGCACCA GAGTATTGTGTATAAAGAACAAGTGAGGTTGAATCAGGCAGCAGCTAATGCCCTTATGGCAAGACTCGAAGCTCAAAGAGCAATTTGTGATTCTGCAGAGAGAGACCTACACAGGAGATTCAAACAGAGAGATGAACTCGAGCAACAGATAAGACCTGAGTGGGACCAAACaagaaaaagatcaagaatGGATGAATTTCTGGGTGGAGAGGGAGATGAGAagactcttcttcttctacctGGCAGCTGCTCAAGGGCAGAATCAGAGAAAGATGACATAAGAGTTCTATGCTTGCCTGAGATGAACCCCAAGGACATTATGCATAAGGAGTTAAGAGTATTTTTGGAGGAAGAGCAGAAAGCATACGAGGCTAGACTATCTCTAAATGGAGGACAAGAGAAAGAAACTAATCACAGAATCAGCACGGGAATCCCCTCTGATTGCAGTAACAACGCTAATCTGCAGGCAAAGGATGAGGATCCAACAGATCAGAAGGTTCAAAACATAGAgatacaagaagaagaagaagaagaagaagagataacATGCAACCGTGGGTTTCCCACTTTTCATGAAACTGAAAGACAGGAGGAGGACGAAGAGAGCAGACAGCAGCGTGGGAAAGGAAATGTTGAAAAATGGCTTCAGTTGCTTTTGGATAACTCTGAAGAACCTACCGACTTTGGTATTCAGACTGCTGAGGAGAATGATAGTGGTAAGAGAACTCTTAATGCAGGAGAAGATGAAACTAATGAGATTGATGGCACGATAACAAAGCTGAATATCAAGTATCCACAAAAGGAGATGAAGATATCTGAATCTGAGGAGGCAGAAAGAGCTGAGGATGTGAAACAGCCACAGAAGGTGCAAATTCAAAAAGAAGCTGTCCAACaggaagaagaaacaaaaaaagaggAAGTTGTTCAAATGGCAGCCAGGAAATCATTCTCAAACAGAGGAAATgggaaaaaggaagaaagaaatgaaCTTAAGGGTCAAAATTTGCTATGCAGGAATCCTCCTCCATACAGTTTAATTCCAGAAAGGAGGGCCAGTGATGTAGGTTCTGCTTCTAAGGGAGTAGGGAGATCTAGCAGCTGCGAAAGGACTGCAAGGAAGAGTGAAAAGGATAAGGAAAGGGAACTCTCGAGGTCTGACAGTGTTAGGTTGTTTAGGCGTATCCCATCCTCGCCATCTCTCCTCTTGAGTGGCATGAAAAAGAGAGTGGATTGCATGAGGAAGAAGCCATCAGTCATGGGTGATGATAGTGATGAAAGTCTGGTAGGAGGTAATATTGGCTTCATAAAATCATCCATCAAAACAATCAAGAGAGCAGTGAAGATGTAG
- the LOC125860196 gene encoding molybdate transporter 2: protein MAEQTSDQTTPLLRRNLWRSRLSALPFTGSLRLKTSLLSELGGSVGDLGTYIPIVLALTLVSNLDLSTTLIFTAFYNIITGAIFGIPMPVQPMKSIAAVAVSEIPHLTVPQIAAAGICTAGTLLFLGVTGLMSFFYRFIPLPVVRGVQLSQGLAFAFSAIKYIRYNQDFTSTKASATSPRSWLGLDGVILALTCVSFLILVTGSGEVVEDDEDEDEDRNVRRRLRTLSSIPAALIVFLLGLILCFVRDPSIIHDIKFGPSKIHILKITWEDWKTGFLRGAIPQIPLSVLNSVIAVCKLSADLFPEKEVSATRVSVSVGLMNLVGSWFGAMPCCHGAGGLAGQYRFGGRSGASVAFLGLGKLVLGLVFGSSFVRILNQFPIGILGVLLLFAGIELAMASRDMNSKEESFVMLVCAAVSLTGSSAALGFGCGIVLFLLLKLRELDCFDSCFGRSNDETSLNP from the coding sequence ATGGCAGAGCAAACTTCTGACCAAACTACTCCCCTCCTCCGCCGCAACTTGTGGCGCAGCCGCCTTTCCGCCCTTCCATTCACCGGCTCTCTCCGCCTGAAAACCTCCTTACTCTCCGAACTTGGTGGCTCCGTCGGCGATTTAGGCACCTACATCCCCATTGTCTTAGCACTCACTTTAGTCAGTAATCTTGACCTCAGCACTACCCTTATCTTCACTGCATTCTACAATATCATCACCGGTGCTATTTTCGGAATCCCTATGCCTGTTCAGCCCATGAAATCTATTGCTGCCGTCGCCGTCTCTGAAATACCTCATCTCACTGTTCCCCAAATCGCCGCCGCCGGAATATGCACCGCCGGCACACTTTTATTCCTCGGAGTCACCGGACTCATGTCCTTCTTCTACCGCTTTATTCCCCTTCCTGTTGTTCGCGGCGTTCAGCTTTCTCAGGGCCTCGCTTTTGCCTTCTCTGCTATCAAATACATCCGTTATAACCAAGATTTTACCTCTACAAAGGCTAGCGCCACCTCCCCACGTTCGTGGCTTGGCCTTGACGGCGTTATTCTGGCTCTCACTTGTGTGTCTTTTCTTATACTCGTTACTGGCTCCGGCGAAGTTGTTGAGGacgatgaagatgaagatgaagacaGGAACGTTCGGCGTAGATTACGAACACTATCATCAATCCCGGCAGctcttatagtatttttactgGGATTGATCCTCTGTTTCGTTCGTGATCCTTCAATCATTCACGATATTAAATTTGGCCCATCAAAAATTCACATTTTGAAAATCACATGGGAAGATTGGAAAACCGGTTTTCTCCGGGGCGCGATTCCTCAGATTCCGCTATCCGTATTGAATTCGGTGATCGCTGTGTGTAAATTGTCAGCTGATTTGTTCCCGGAGAAGGAAGTGTCTGCTACTAGAGTCTCCGTGAGTGTTGGGTTAATGAATTTGGTTGGTTCTTGGTTTGGGGCAATGCCGTGTTGCCACGGGGCAGGGGGGCTGGCTGGACAGTACAGATTTGGTGGGAGGAGTGGTGCATCGGTGGCGTTTCTTGGATTGGGGAAATTGGttcttggtttggtatttgggAGTTCATTTGTGAGGATTTTGAATCAGTTTCCTATTGGGATACTAGGGGTGCTTCTGTTGTTTGCTGGGATTGAATTGGCTATGGCTTCAAGGGATATGAACTCAAAGGAAGAATCTTTTGTTATGTTGGTTTGTGCTGCTGTTTCATTGACGGGGTCCAGTGCAGCATTGGGATTTGGGTGTGGTATTGTGCTGTTTTTGCTGTTGAAGTTGAGGGAATTGGACTGCTTTGATAGTTGCTTTGGGAGATCAAACGATGAAACTAGTCTCAATCCGTAA